The DNA sequence TTTGATCTCAGGAGCTTTGAAGCTCATGCAGGTACCTCTTTTCGTCGTCCCGCTCTCTGTATCTTCttggaagaagatggaagatcattgTTGAATTTCAACAATGAAGATTCTCTCAATAATGATGGCAACAAGAGTGATGATTTATGCTCTATCTGCCATGAAGGTGGTGATATGTTACTATGTGATCAATGCCCCTCTGTTTTCCATACTAACTGTCTTGGTTTGGAAGAAATTCCCAATGGAAAATGGTTCTGCCCATCCTGTAGATGTGGTATATGTGGGTTGGGTGAGTTCAATAAGAACAAGGATGAATTCACAGAGAATACTACTTCAGTTTGCAATCAGTGTGAGCATGAATTCCATGTAGGGTGCTTACGAAGAAAAGGATTCACAAAGTTGAAAGCTCGTTCTGGAGGCAATTGGTTCTGCAGTAACAATTGTGAGAAGATATTTCTGGGTCTTAAAAAAATGCTAGGGAAATCATTTCGTATTGATGATACCTTATCTTGGAGTATTTTAAGGCACAATAGCCATCAATTGAATACTGAAACTATGATGGAGTTTCATGCCAAGCTTAATGTTGCTCTTGGAATAATGCATGGAAGCTTTAAGCCAATTCATGAACCTTACACAAATAGTGATCTCATTGAAGATGTTATTTTCAGTAAAGGTTCAGAGCTGAATCGACTGAACTTTCAAGGTTTTTATACAGTTCTATTGGAGAGGGGGGATGATGTGATTTGTGTGGCTACTCTTAGAATCCATGGTGATAAGGTTGCAGAAATTCCCTTAATTGCTACTCACCCACGGCATCGTCGACAAGGGATGTGTCGTAGATTAATGGATGCAATTGAAAAAAAGCTTGTTGATTTAGGAGTGAAGAGGTTGATTTTGCCTGCTGCTGGAGAAGTGTTAAACACATGGATAGATCACTTTAGGTTCTCCAAGATGATTTATTCTGAGAGAATGAAGTTTTTGAACTATACTTTTCTATATTTTCAGAGGGCTACTATGTGTCAGAAACTATTAACAGGAAAATTTGCAAAGAGCGAAAGTGATGATGAGAGCATTGATCTTGATGGGAACAGTACAGATTCAGAAGTCATTCAAGAAAGGGATCAAGCAAGGCGACTTGGTGCAGCTATGTAATTAATAATTGTTTCTTGATAAGAAAGCTATTCTGTGAACAAATTAGCTGAATTTCAGTGTAGgattctctgattttttttcttttcttgaatgTAAGGGGGCTTTGGCTGGCCGGCCCCATAGTATATATGTTTCTTCTTGTGTGAATTGTAGAGACAGTGAATGATATaattttgggaaaaggttgCATGGCCCCTCTCACAGTCTcgttctctcctctcctccctTACACATGAATCCCCACCCCCCATGCTCATGTAGATCCCCTGCCCTATTTTAGGGTAAACGATTCCTTTCAGGTTGTTGCATGGTGCCTGCACCCAGAAACAGGGTGAAATGACGCACACCCTGTGAAATGCAAGAATCCCTCCCATACTGATGCCTATGAACTGTCATCAGCTCCACCCACACTAGTGCAGGGGCCACACAGCCTAGCAGGAATCCTCTACCCTTGTTTATATataatatgattttttattgaaaaaaagaaagttgcCTGGTTGCGTAAGtggtccatggtacctacagtAAGGGCCCATGAAATTACCATCCATGCAGGCACAAAGGCCAGTTAATGGAAGAAAGAACAGTCCCCATCTATGCTCTCTACGCTCGGACACAAGACCCCTATCAAAACTAGAGGGGCAGGGGCATCTTTTCAAAATCTAACAAGGATTTAAACCCAGTGCTTCCAACACCAACCAAGCCCAACTTATATGGAATGATCCCAAAGACAGGAAAATTTGAAGCAAGCTAGATCAATTCtgtcccccaccccccacccctctACTGGTCATGCATGTACATGATTTAGACTGCAAAGATTTCTCAATGCCTACTGAGCACCAGAAGCATCTACTGTATATGATAAATCTAGATCAAAAAACCAGCAGGAGGTAGACAGCAAGGGGAAAAGAAATGATCAGTGGCTAATATTATAAGAACTGCTATGATGACTGCCCTTGCCAACCCATGCACCAGAGAGCATCAATTTCTCTCTAttccaaaattttgaaccaGGACAACCAAGAGAAATGCTAACCCTACGAAATTGTAACCATGTCACACCATCTCAGCTGGCTTAAGCAGTAGGACCCACTGCTTTACACTCTAGGGCCCACCTTGTTGAGCAGTTCATGCAAAGGCTTGTGAGGCTAGCATTTCTCCGTTAGCCAAATGAAGCCTAATCCCAACTACTTGGGAACCCTTGGAACAAATCCTGCTCTAACATTCCACTCATGGGCATGTCTTCTGTAACAGTCCACGTTGTcatgccccttttttttttaaaaaagagaaCCAAGTGAAGCCAACATTATGAGGTCTGGATGCATCTTATTGTCTTTCAAGTACAGGATATAAAGACCCACAAAATGATTTTATGGTGCTAAGTGTTAAGCAACAAGCAATTGAGATATGTATGGGAGGTTCTGTTATGGGCACTGATGTATGTGATACAAACTTGTTGGTTCACCACTTTAGGGGATCAAGAGATGAAAAGGTCTTGGGTCTTGCcattttaaaacatttttccaATCCCATCCTCTCTTGGTACAGATTTATGTATATCCATCCTCTGCCAATTCCCCACCATTGATGTCATCTGATCAAATTTATCATACAGCCCAAGGAGCCCACCGGTATGCACAAAGAGAACCTTTCTTCCTTCCCACTTCTTCGGGTTTGCAACCATGTCTTTAAGCAGTCCATATGCAGCCTTCCCACTGAAAGAGAGTATAACCCATTCCAAAAGTAATACaacatcagaaaaaaaaacccttctcACCCATATAGAGCAATATTCATCACATGCAAACAAATTTAacagactagagatgaaaagggTCGATAATTTTTTGTTCCCCTAGTTTTAATGTTTATATTTCCTTTCTACAAGAAACATTTCATTGAATTTGGATCAGAATCTGACTTCCAAGACAGTAGTGTATTGGAATTATTACAACATTGTAGATCTTAACCTCATTCGACAAACTTTCACAATGACAAGGGAgcagatgaagaaaaaaatatatgaattgTTTTCAGTGAGACATTTGTCTCCATCCGACTTCTACAGCACAAGGGCTCATGCTCTCGCAAATAAGCTTGATTTGTGCGTGAGTCAATATTAAAGTCTAAATCATCTAAAAATCACAAATACCGCCTCTAATGAACAAATGATGCCATCTGCTAGCTGTGTATAAAAACAAGCATAGTAAAAGTGTAAAACATAATCACAAACAACTTTAGCTTAAAACTATGTGTCCGTTTGCTACCATTTAATAGATACCTAAACGATTAGGCAGATGATGCTCAACATTGAGCACTGGTGCATGAGTGTAAGCTAGAGTGCCTCCACCCCTTGAACAAAATCCAGCACAACTCACCACCTCCAGATTGTAATAATTGAAGAATATAGTAAGAAATAACTCTGGAAAAATGGAATTTCATTGCACCTGTAGACTGGGTCAAGAACAACACCTGTTGCAGAAGCAACTCCTTTGACAATTTGAGCTCCTCAGTGGTGTTCATGGCATAGCCCAGACCTTTGGCCTGTGAAAGGTGAGCATATCACTTCATGTTGTACAAGAGAAGAACAAAAGCAATGACATGGGGAAACCATCACAGGCCTAGTGCCAAGAGGTTTCCTCTTTACCAGATAGACTTGGGATTGGGCCCTCAGTATTCTTCAATTATAATAGCTTATGATTGGCCAGAACCCATTTTCTTAACAGTGGGAAACAAAGGTTGTATTTGGTATccattcttggaatagattgtcagtctagaatgcattctgaactaaaaaaaatagagaagaatcaggtttcagaatgcattctagacccaaaatctattccaagactgcataccaaacacagcctaaatgtGCCTCAAGAAAAACTCTTTCCCTACTAAAATAGATACGATTAAGAGCCTACAAGAAGCACATGGAATGCTGCCACTCAAAAATACAacatataataatgaaaatgatTATTAACTCACATTTTGAATGCTGACTAGATCACGTACACTGACACTTGCTTTCAATCCATCCAGTAGGCATTGAGCAAAGTCATAGAAATAATCTGGGTCGTCGCAAACAGAGAATGCATGAACCTATGGtgtaaataactaattagtgaAGCATCTAATTAAGGGAGCCAATTAACATCTATGAGATGGAACAAACCGCACTTCTGGTGTTAATTTACTCAGCCATGTTCCCAATGACAGACAGGCAATGGTCCCACCACTGAAATTGCAGAACAGAAACATAAGATGACTAA is a window from the Macadamia integrifolia cultivar HAES 741 chromosome 5, SCU_Mint_v3, whole genome shotgun sequence genome containing:
- the LOC122077850 gene encoding increased DNA methylation 1-like, with translation MPPLFCGDHHVEPEFCPQALMEWHQVDTKKMATNTKKSFTLQAKKHLSYLGWIFKYVNRQNRPPELRYISPEGKIFNSLRLACEHCMETQEFGRSSTKEYMINEEPASNGLKHGQKRKSQCDDQSPRIVPEMQKKRGRKPLFQCDYQSPRTVPEMQRKGKCLLKAATNKEIAPQKQGKSGVITKEEENCRTCKSHQATNISQLIERKIVPENAEVHYIDADAPMKRGSITSDGNICCNCCDKKFDLRSFEAHAGTSFRRPALCIFLEEDGRSLLNFNNEDSLNNDGNKSDDLCSICHEGGDMLLCDQCPSVFHTNCLGLEEIPNGKWFCPSCRCGICGLGEFNKNKDEFTENTTSVCNQCEHEFHVGCLRRKGFTKLKARSGGNWFCSNNCEKIFLGLKKMLGKSFRIDDTLSWSILRHNSHQLNTETMMEFHAKLNVALGIMHGSFKPIHEPYTNSDLIEDVIFSKGSELNRLNFQGFYTVLLERGDDVICVATLRIHGDKVAEIPLIATHPRHRRQGMCRRLMDAIEKKLVDLGVKRLILPAAGEVLNTWIDHFRFSKMIYSERMKFLNYTFLYFQRATMCQKLLTGKFAKSESDDESIDLDGNSTDSEVIQERDQARRLGAAM